The Apium graveolens cultivar Ventura chromosome 6, ASM990537v1, whole genome shotgun sequence genome contains a region encoding:
- the LOC141664967 gene encoding uncharacterized protein LOC141664967, with protein MCFTQINGPKLFELKKELSELVQENLAISAYYTKFKKLYDDLMNILNVPKCTCKEKLDIEHYEETMKMSVTYDEPYSQTNSFLSLLQQDERQRNYSHINTPESAVMMTRNVSGNKFSKSDFKKSASGSENKGKSQFKKENLECTHCHGTNHTRDRCFHLIGFPPRNKPKRNKISRFSNISGSKMITQLNSGADDKNNAAKVIETNNNTQNLTTDQYQQLLSLLNKSTSSLTTNEVPQSGNISSLCSSMTTVCLASWNNSMDLIVDPRATDHISCHPNLLRTSESCDIKICLPNGHTTTVPVKGQVQPTSEIILHGVLLIPEFKFNPISVSKLNNTLQCEVLFNSHYCIIQAPMKRVKGIAKKNHGNLCKIVLPTLTYTADSTHHNVNAYSFSQFKSKAILLSQLWHDRMGC; from the exons ATGTGTTTCACTCAAATTAATGGACCTAAGTTGTTTGAACTGAAGAAAGAACTATCTGAACTTGTTCAAGAAAATCTGGCTATCTCTGCGTATTATACAAAGTTTAAGAAGCTATATGATGATCTGATGAATATTTTGAATGTGCCTAAGTGTACCTGTAAGGAAAAACTAGATATTGAACATTATGAGGAAACCATGAAG ATGTCAGTTACTTATGATGAGCCCTATTCCCAAACTAACTCATTTTTAAGTCTTCTTCAACAAGATGAGAGGCAGAGAAATTATTCTCATATTAACACTCCTGAGTCTGCTGTGATGATGACTAGAAATGTGTCTGGTAATAAATTTTCAAAGTCTGATTTCAAGAAGTCCGCATCTGGTTCAGAGAATAAAGGAAAATCACAGTTTAAGAAAGAAAATCTGGAGTGCACTCATTGTCATGGAACAAACCATACAAGAGATAGGTGTTTTCATCTGATAGGATTTCCACCAAGGAATAAACCTAAAAGAAATAAAATCTCCAGGTTCTCTAATATTTCAGGCAGCAAGATGATAACTCAACTTAATAGTGGAGCTGATGATAAAAATAATGCAGCAAAGGTGATAGAAACTAACAACAACACTCAGAATTTGACCACAGATCAATACCAACAACTGTTATCGCTGCTAAACAAGTCCACATCCTCTCTGACCACAAATGAAGTACCTCAATCAGGTAATATTTCTTCTTTGTGCTCTTCCATGACAACTGTATGTTTAGCTAGCTGGAATAACTCTATGGATTTGATAGTTGACCCAAGGGCTACAGACCACATATCTTGTCATCCTAATTTGTTAAGAACCTCAGAATCTTGTGATATTAAAATCTGTCTACCTAATGGTCACACAACTACAGTGCCTGTCAAGGGTCAAGTTCAACCCACTTCTGAAATTATTCTTCATGGTGTGTTACTCATACCTGAATTTAAATTCAATCCCATCTCGGTTAGTAAACTTAATAACACTCTTCAGTGTGAagttttattcaactctcatTATTGTATCATTCAGGCCCCTATGAAGAGGGTGAAGGGGATTGCTAAAAAAAATCATGGAAATCTCTGCAAGATTGTTCTTCCTACTTTGACATATACTGCTGATTCAACTCATCATAATGTCAATGCTTACTCTTTTTCTCAATTCAAGTCTAAAGCTATTTTACTGAGCCAGTTATGGCATGATAGAATGGGGTGTTaa